The sequence CAGGCTCTTCTTCCTCATCTCCAGCAATGGAAGTCCTCGAAGGCGGCTGCTTGATATACAATCTGCAAACCCCATTATCAAGCATTCTAATCAAGCTttctgataagaaaaaaaatctataacatTGAATAAAAGATGAAATCTAAAGGTCTCACGATTGGATGAGGCTGATGAGTTCATCCTCGCCGTAAGAACTCACTGCGAGCTTCGTGCTCACGTTCTGCAATACATTCCCATTGGCATCGAATTGCTGCCATTCCAACCCACACAGCAATGAGCAAACCCACAATCAAAGCACCAGAACGAAGAGAAATCAAAGGCAATGAAACAGAATCGATACAAACATAGAAGGAGCCGTTCCAATTGCCGATATTGAGATCGAAAAACCGATGCAGTGCGTCGATGCTCATCGACTCATCGTCCTGCTTCTGCTGCTCTTCCACAGCCTGTGAAGGCGTCCCCGCCGCTCGTATTCCAAGCCTTCGGGATCGAATTGGAGTGACAAGcgccgagctcgagctcaacCTCCACTTCGGGACACTGGAAAGCATTCTTGGGATCGATTTGGGGGCCAGGCCTTCCGCCATCGGCGGAGGGATCGAAATGCGAGCTATGGACGCCATGGATGGAGCTCCAGTGTCTCTCGGCTCACTGAGACTCTGGTTCTTATCCACTTCCGAGTTCTAATCCCGAGGTATGGCCTTCACTCAATCGTGGCCACTCGTTGTGCTGACGAAGCTATCAATTGTCCTGATTTTTGTAAATACCCCTGatattttccttatttaatAAAAGTTATTGGTTAggtcaaatataaaattatttaatacataaattaataaaaaaatcaaaaatctaaaCAAAAGTAGTTTTTGTAGTtgtagaataaaaaatatagtattatcaAAAGTTCATAATTCGCCAATAGCCCTTGGGTCAATTGGCACTGGGTCTCTTGCGTAGGACTTTTGTCTTGAATAGAGTATGACTTCCCGAGTTCGATCCTTGTCCCTCTCAAAGTGAGGGCATTGTGATGTAAAGTGTGGTTCCCCCACATATCCGTTCCTTAATTAGGGGCTTGTCgcccttttttaaaaaaaaaaaaaaattaaatcgtAACTCAAAATATTATCTCTACTTTCAAAAGTATTCATGTtaggatttaaaaaatttgaatttcacTATTACtaatataatagtaataataagtCTTCCAGATTTGTAGACTAAGCTGTGTGACGCTAAATCTTATGTTAAAATGCATAGATTAAACAATTAATCTTAAACATATGTGAATGTCTCTTGGCATgatgaactttttttttatttgccatatatgtatatatattactttgtAATTTATCTCCCAATCCTCATGAAAAACTTATGTAATAGATGCCTAATTGGTGAATGGGCTTAAGATAAAAGGATGTGTTTTAGTTGAAAGAAACCATATTATCTAGAAGAAATATGGTTCAAATagtaaaaatttgaaacttcaaGGACTCCTCGTAAAATAATGGCAAGCTACAGGGTTAAAaggtaattttatttaaatcttttCAAAATTGTTGATAAATACCGCCAATAATGAGGGGGTAATCGGAAAAACAAAACGATTAGACATCaagattctagatgcttcaagGCTCAATCTGGACCGTCAATCGTGTTTCCGCATCTGGATTTCAGAGCTCTATAAATACCGACACTGAGACATGCTTCCTACTCTGAAGCTCGAGAGTGGAGATCAATGGCGGAAAGCGAGAGCTCGAATCAAACCCTAAAGAGCGAGAAGCCGAAGCCTCTACGATGCATTGTCAAACTAGGTTAAATCTTCTCCTCCTTTGCCTCCTACTTGAgattcttgtgattttcttgctagGGTTTTGTGCTTTCTTGGTTTCAGGTGGCGCTGCGATCACTTGCAAGAACGAGCTGGAGACGATCAATGGGACGAATCTCAGGTTGTTTTGTCAGCAGCTGAGAGAAGCCATGGCGAGGAGCTCCGTGGCCAAAGTATTTGGAATGGATTGGAGCCGGGTATCTGGAGATCAGATAGTTATAGACGACGTTGAAGAGCCGGCATTTGATCTTGATACCAATTTCATCGTTGTTCATGGAGCTGGTTCGAGATTATGCTTTTCTTGAAACGATCTGAGATCAAGATTGAGCAATCGTTTTGCTTGTTGAGCTGTGATTTGGTTTTGCAGGATCTTTCGGGCATTTTCAGGCGAGTAGATCGGGGGTTCACAAAGGAGGGTTGCAGAGACCTCTCGTGAAGGCTGGGTTCGTGGCAACTCGAATATCGGTATACTCCGTTTATTAGTAACGATCTTTCTGTTGTATTTCGTATTTACCATGAAGATCAACCTAATGATATTATCTTTTTACCGTGGTTCTTGGTTTTCCTTTTTGAGATTTCATCGCATTGATTTGTAAggggtttttatatatatgatccCTAGAAATtagtataattatatatatgctcctccataattttttatttcctgATTAACCGAAAATATGGCTTAATTTGTTTTCGGATTTTTGGTATAGTTGATTTACTACCAATGAGCTAAATTGCGGATTTAACATGAAGATCACTTAGTTATTCTCTTTtaatgtagatttttttttaagttctttcttgaaatttcatttaaaattaatatttctttgaGTCATGGTTATTGTCATCTGAATCATTTTTCCCCTCAATTTGCCCGTAAAAATgaattaatgttatatatatacacactgtAAAATTTAATATTCCACAATGCAAAGCATGATCATGTGTTTTGGATTTTACTTTTTAGTTTCTGGCTAGATTTCCATGAATGTCTGCCAGAAAAGTAGGCAGAAGGGGTGATATGACCAAGGTGATATCACACATGTGAAATGGCAGAATTGTCATATAGATTGTAATGCACATATAGTTCTTTAAATGCATGTGTGCAATAGCTAGGAAGTTTGTGGAATGTGTGTGTATTTCTGGTTAGTCTGCATATGTGTATGTGCATGTGCTTgcatttgtttgtgtttgatgGAAGAGCATCCCTTACTTTTTGGCCAAGAACTCAAGATTCTCTCCAAGAACTGCATGACTAAAAAGCTTGGCTTGCGCTTGTCCTTGCCAAATatgcagtttttttttattgaaaacctgAAGCATGTTAAGTGGGGGAAGATGTTAATATCTAATGAAAAGCCGATGCATCTTAATGCTATTCAGGAAGATGTTACTATCAAATGAAAAGCGGATGCATCTTAATGCTATTCTGCTTGGCgtgctttttgttttgttattaataacCACTTTTCATTGCTACAACTAATTAAGCATCTTACTAATGACACAGGTGACAACTCTCAACCTTGAAATTGTTAGAGCTCTTGCCAGAGGTACTTAGATTCAAATCTTTATTGACCATGTAAATTTTAATGAAGTATACCTACTGAATGtgtgtatttataaatttgtggTAGTTGCtaagaaaaatttatttattatgttatatcATTATTCTTATGACACATATAGCACCTTCTTGGAACTCAGTATCTGCATTCCCTATACGATAACCTAGTTTTTACATTTTAGGCTCTATTGGTTGTGAGTTGTTTGTCTTTTGTTCActgaaataaacattatatgAGAAACAAGTTTATTGATTGTGGCCTCTGTCAGCAGTTTGTCTGAATTGTTCACAATTTCAATCCCTATCTAATAAAGAAGTTTATTCATTGTGGCCTCTATCAGTTAGTAGCAGTTTGTCTGCAGTGTGCACAGAAACAACTCCTATCTAAAGTGTTAACTGAAACAACAGAAATTGTTGGTTGTCTTGTTAGAGGATTATCTGTAAATTCTTCCAATTAtacttattttttgtttgaataattTTGCTATGAGTTGATGATCTGGATTATGAGTTCTGGCCTAATTTGATGTGGCATTCTTGTAGAAGGGGTACCATCTGTTGGAGTGTCACCATTTGCTAGTGGATggacaacaagaagaagaaatgtcaGTAGCAGCCTTAATTCTTGTTACTAGACTATTTATTCCTTTTTCATCTCCTAGCCGTGTCATGTATGCATGTGTACATAATAAACAATCATTTGTGAACTAGTGTTTTTCTCTCAGATTGCTTCTGCTGATGCTTCACATATTGGTGAGGCTCTCCATGCTGGTCTTGTCCCGGTGAGTTTACTGGCTTAAAATTGTTTATGGATGGTTAGATGATCTTTTGTTGGTAAATTGAATTTGGCATACTTATTCACTGGGTTTGTTCACATTTATACACGAAGTTATAATTAGCTACAAATCATTTTTTGCTTCCCATTATGCTTGATTTCACTTGACCTTGTTTCATCCACATAAATGCTTTGGACCCTTAATAGGGTTAAAGTATGTGAAA comes from Dioscorea cayenensis subsp. rotundata cultivar TDr96_F1 chromosome 15, TDr96_F1_v2_PseudoChromosome.rev07_lg8_w22 25.fasta, whole genome shotgun sequence and encodes:
- the LOC120276803 gene encoding isopentenyl phosphate kinase isoform X3; amino-acid sequence: MAESESSNQTLKSEKPKPLRCIVKLGGAAITCKNELETINGTNLRLFCQQLREAMARSSVAKVFGMDWSRVSGDQIVIDDVEEPAFDLDTNFIVVHGAGSFGHFQASRSGVHKGGLQRPLVKAGFVATRISVTTLNLEIVRALAREGVPSVGVSPFASGWTTRRRNIASADASHIGEALHAGLVPVLHGDAVLDNLQECTILSGDVIIRHLAQLLLPEYVVFLTDVLGVYDRPPTDTNAILLKEIAVDEDGNWSIIKPLLGHLKKEVEITVAAHDTTGGMETKIAEAAAIAKLGIDVYITKAGTVHSLRALKGEVGNSSVPDDWLGTAIRSAKQVRPL
- the LOC120276803 gene encoding isopentenyl phosphate kinase isoform X2, which codes for MAESESSNQTLKSEKPKPLRCIVKLGGAAITCKNELETINGTNLRLFCQQLREAMARSSVAKVFGMDWSRVSGDQIVIDDVEEPAFDLDTNFIVVHGAGSFGHFQASRSGVHKGGLQRPLVKAGFVATRISVTTLNLEIVRALARGVPSVGVSPFASGWTTRRRNIASADASHIGEALHAGLVPVLHGDAVLDNLQECTILSGDVIIRHLAQLLLPEYVVFLTDVLGVYDRPPTDTNAILLKEIAVDEDGNWSIIKPLLGHLKKEVEITVAAHDTTGGMETKIAEAAAIAKLGIDVYITKVQYTLYELSREKWVIVVFLMIGLELLYGLPNRFALFDYKNYLSLPSGILKLK
- the LOC120276803 gene encoding isopentenyl phosphate kinase isoform X1, translating into MAESESSNQTLKSEKPKPLRCIVKLGGAAITCKNELETINGTNLRLFCQQLREAMARSSVAKVFGMDWSRVSGDQIVIDDVEEPAFDLDTNFIVVHGAGSFGHFQASRSGVHKGGLQRPLVKAGFVATRISVTTLNLEIVRALAREGVPSVGVSPFASGWTTRRRNIASADASHIGEALHAGLVPVLHGDAVLDNLQECTILSGDVIIRHLAQLLLPEYVVFLTDVLGVYDRPPTDTNAILLKEIAVDEDGNWSIIKPLLGHLKKEVEITVAAHDTTGGMETKIAEAAAIAKLGIDVYITKVQYTLYELSREKWVIVVFLMIGLELLYGLPNRFALFDYKNYLSLPSGILKLK